In Platichthys flesus chromosome 21, fPlaFle2.1, whole genome shotgun sequence, the following are encoded in one genomic region:
- the zeb1b gene encoding zinc finger E-box-binding homeobox 1b, giving the protein MADGPRCKRRKQANPRRNSVTNYSNLVEAGSESDDEDKLQIVEEESSLADGADCDSTLPDDELPRDHCWDRVKEDCVSDGEDNVSTDALVEEMLQQGDTAVIYPEAPEDEPQRQGTPDASIHDENGTPDSFSQLLTCPYCTRGYKRYSSLKEHIKYRHEKTEESFNCPECSYSFAYRAQLERHMTVHKSGRDQRHITQSGGNRKFKCTECGKAFKYKHHLKEHLRIHSGEKPYECSNCKKRFSHSGSYSSHISSKKCISVISVNGRPRSGNTKTQTQGPSPVLPTPPSVLRTQIREKLEHSKPLQEQLPLNQIKTEPVDYEYKPTMITSQTAMNGVFNGSAAAPLGTVQAVVLPTVGLMSPISINLADLQNALKVAVDSDVIRQVLENNAKSQGQINSGLTTGILHPQQQQLISAISLPIVGQDGNAKIIINYSLDHGQLTAQNLKKEPDSPAHTTTDTFKSQKLPEDLTIRGTRSIETNEKEEKTTKTCLLCDNCPGGLEALHALKHCKKDCLRLNGAGLGKSESAVAALMSEGGLCNQPKNLLSLLKAYFALNAEPTKDELAKISDSVSLPVHVVKKWFDKMQEGQISLGAPTPPSEEEDTCEANNVVSLVPGKDTSTMSPAVNQDSPTEATPAETNGDHSLPESSLNVRAGGPVPAQTPQSTEGPLDLSLPRPSREETERVLAKASMYPSPSSCLTNEEEPLNLTCTKKEASPLSVMGNCPVALYASQPSAKPLDIVTTMQCLRALATNNKQTILIPQLAYTYTTTANSPAGTEMHETIHLNGVKEERQDTYSEGVSTVEDQNDSDSGPQRKKMKKTESGMYACDLCDKIFQKSSSLLRHKYEHTGKRPHECGICSKAFKHKHHLIEHMRLHSGEKPYQCDKCGKRFSHSGSYSQHMNHRYSYCKKETQNQDRESPEEDGEAPVEMEALNHVQMQHMAPLQLDLDERGSSTREDEESEEEEEEEEEGVVDMNDIKVVQIGEEEEEQEEQEQGNEAEMERVMVGGEGEEEKSEIEMKPEEVEADTRQEELSGTQEEEEVKMEEEEMMDTEGGVTEEGNAEGEVREESGVETNRNTGSEDENQTPQEEGDTD; this is encoded by the exons TGACTAACTACAGTAATCTGGTGGAGGCGGGCTCAGAATCGGACGATGAGGACAAGCTGCAAattgtggaggaggaaagtaGCCTGGCGGATGGGGCCGACTGCGACAGCACCCTGCCAGATGATGAGCTCCCCAGGGACCACTGCTGGGACCGAG TGAAGGAGGATTGTGTGTCAGATGGAGAGGACAATGTGAGCACGGACGCCCTGGTAGAGGAGATGCTCCAGCAAGGGGACACAGCCGTCATCTATCCGGAAGCCCCGGAAGATGAGCCGCAACGACAGGGCACGCCTGATGCCAGCATCCACGATGAGAAcg gAACTCCTGATTCCTTCTCTCAGCTGCTCACCTGCCCTTACTGCACTCGCGGCTACAAGCGTTACAGCTCCCTGAAGGAGCACATCAAGTACCGACacgagaagacagaggagagctTCAACTGCCCCGAGTGCAGCTACAGCTTCGCTTACCGCGCGCAACTGGAGAGGCACATGACAGTCCACAAGAGCGGACGGGATCAG AGACACATCACGCAGTCGGGCGGCAATCGTAAATTCAAGTGCACTGAATGTGGCAAAGCATTTAAATACAAGCATCATCTGAAGGAGCACCTACGCATCCACAGCG GAGAGAAACCCTACGAGTGCTCCAACTGCAAGAAGAGGTTCTCCCACTCAGGTTCATACAGCTCCCACATCAGCAGTAAGAAGTGCATCAGCGTCATCTCAGTTAACGGCAGACCACGCTCGGGGAACACCAAAACCCAGACCCAGGGTCCATCGCCAGTGCTGCCCACACCGCCCTCAGTCCTCCGCACCCAGATCAGGGAGAAGCTGGAGCACAGCAAGCCCCTGCAGGAGCAGCTGCCCCTCAATCAGATCAAGACTGAGCCTGTGGACTACGAGTACAAGCCGACAATGATCACGTCCCAGACTGCCATGAACGGGGTTTTCAACGgaagtgctgctgctcctctgggcACAGTGCAGGCCGTAGTCTTGCCGACTGTGGGGCTGATGTCGCCCATCAGCATCAACCTGGCAGACCTGCAGAACGCTCTCAAAGTAGCAGTGGACAGCGATGTCATTCGTCAGGTGCTCGAAAACAATGCCAAAAGCCAGGGGCAGATAAACTCGGGGTTAACCACTGGAATACTCCACCCTCAACAGCAGCAACTCATCTCAGCCATTAGTCTGCCTATTGTGGGTCAGGATGGAAATGCAAAAATCATCATCAACTACAGCTTGGACCATGGCCAGCTCACAGCCCAAAACCTGAAGAAAGAGCCAGATTCACCAGCTCACACCACCACTGACACTTTCAAGTCCCAGAAACTCCCAGAAGATCTCACGATCAGAGGCACCAGGTCAATTGAGACAAacgaaaaagaggaaaagaccaCTAAAACTTGTCTCCTGTGTGATAACTGTCCCGGTGGGCTGGAAGCTCTCCATGCCCTCAAGCACTGCAAGAAGGATTGTCTCAGGCTGAATGGAGCAGGCCTGGGAAAATCTGAGTCTGCTGTTGCAGCCCTGATGTCAGAGGGAGGACTCTGCAACCAGCCCAAGAACCTCTTGTCCCTGCTCAAGGCCTACTTTGCCTTAAATGCAGAGCCCACGAAGGATGAGCTGGCCAAGATCTCTGACTCTGTGAGCCTGCCAGTCCATGTGGTTAAGAAGTGGTTTGACAAAATGCAGGAGGGTCAAATATCACTGGGTGCCCCGACACCTCCCTCAGAGGAAGAAGATACCTGTGAAGCCAACAATGTGGTCTCTCTGGTCCCAGGCAAGGACACATCCACTATGAGCCCTGCTGTGAACCAGGACAGCCCTACAGAAGCCACCCCGGCAGAGACAAATGGTGATCACAGCTTGCCAGAATCATCACTAAACGTGAGAGCTGGCGGTCCAGTGCCGGCCCAGACCCCTCAGAGCACAGAGGGACCCCTAGACCTATCGCTGCCAAGGCCctccagagaggaaacagagagagtgcTGGCTAAAGCCAGCATGtacccctctccctcctcctgcttgaCCAATGAGGAAGAACCCCTGAACTTAACTTGCACAAAGAAAGAGGCATCGCCACTCTCAGTCATGGGCAACTGTCCCGTCGCACTGTATGCCAGCCAGCCAAGTGCCAAACCCCTCGACATCGTGACCACGATGCAATGCCTCAGGGCTCTAGCCACCAATAACAAACAGACTATCCTGATCCCCCAGCTGGCCTACACCTATACCACTACAGCAAACAGCCCTGCAGGAACTGAGATGCACGAAACCATCCACCTCAACGGAGTGAAG gaggagagacaggacaCATACTCGGAGGGCGTATCTACTGTGGAGGACCAGAATGACTCAGACTCAGGCcctcagaggaagaagatgaagaagacggAGAGCGGCATGTACGCCTGCGACCTGTGCGACAAGATCTTCCAGAAGAGCAGCTCGCTGCTGAGACACAAATATGAACACACAG ggAAGCGACCTCACGAGTGCGGTATCTGCAGCAAGgctttcaaacacaaacaccacttgATTGAACACATGCGGCTACACTCGGGGGAGAAGCCGTACCAGTGCGACAAGTGCGGCAAGCGCTTCTCCCACTCGGGCTCCTACTCCCAGCACATGAACCACCGCTACTCCTACTGCAAGAAGGAGACACAGAACCAAGACCGGGAGAGCCCAGAGGAGGATGGCGAGGCCCCAGTCGAGATGGAGGCCCTGAACCACGTGCAGATGCAGCACATGGCCCCTCTCCAGCTGGATTTGGATGAGCGAGGAAGCAGCACaagggaggacgaggagagcgaggaagaggaggaggaggaggaggaaggtgtggTAGACATGAATGACATCAAGGTAGTGCAGataggagaagaggaggaagaacaagagGAGCAAGAGCAAGGGAACGAGGCGGAGATGGAGAGAGTAATggtgggaggagaaggagaagaagagaaatcaGAGATAGAAATGAAACCTGAGGAAGTGGAGGCTGACACGAGGCAGGAGGAGCTCTCGGGCactcaggaagaggaggaagtcaagatggaggaagaggaaatgatgGATACAGAAGGAGGGGTGACAGAAGAGGGGAACGCAGAgggagaggtcagagaggagagcgGAGTcgaaacaaacaggaacacgGGTTCTGAAGACGAGAACCAGACGccgcaggaggaaggagatacTGACTAA